A portion of the Marinobacter alexandrii genome contains these proteins:
- the rplB gene encoding 50S ribosomal protein L2: protein MAVRKLKPTTPGQRFRKAPVFDDITKSSPERSLVTTSKRNGGRNNQGRMTVRNVGGGHKRKLRLIDFKRDKHGIPATVKAIEYDPNRSARIALLYYTDGEKRYIIAPAGLEVGTVLNSGKGIAPEVGNALFLAEIPLGTIVHNIELKPGKGGVMARSAGTYVQVVAREGKYATVKLPSGEMRMVLITCLATIGTVSNSDHMSVRLGKAGRNRWLGRRPRVRGVAMNPVDHPMGGGEGRSSGGHPRSRNGQYTKGLKTRRPNKYSDKQIVKRRK from the coding sequence ATGGCTGTAAGAAAACTTAAACCAACTACCCCAGGACAGAGATTCAGAAAGGCTCCTGTCTTTGATGATATCACTAAGTCGTCTCCTGAGAGATCATTGGTGACTACATCTAAACGAAACGGAGGTAGAAATAATCAAGGTAGAATGACTGTGCGAAATGTTGGAGGTGGTCATAAGCGAAAGCTTAGATTGATCGACTTCAAAAGAGATAAGCACGGAATTCCTGCAACAGTGAAAGCAATTGAGTATGATCCAAACAGATCTGCAAGAATAGCATTGCTTTACTATACAGATGGAGAAAAAAGATACATTATCGCTCCTGCAGGACTTGAAGTTGGGACTGTATTGAATTCGGGAAAAGGTATAGCCCCAGAAGTGGGTAACGCACTTTTTCTAGCAGAGATCCCACTAGGTACGATTGTTCATAACATTGAATTGAAGCCGGGGAAAGGTGGTGTTATGGCAAGAAGTGCTGGAACGTATGTTCAGGTTGTTGCAAGGGAAGGAAAATATGCAACCGTAAAACTTCCTTCAGGAGAAATGAGAATGGTGCTTATTACATGTCTTGCGACAATAGGAACAGTATCAAACTCTGATCACATGAGTGTGAGACTCGGTAAGGCAGGTAGAAATAGATGGCTAGGGAGAAGACCAAGAGTAAGAGGTGTGGCTATGAACCCTGTCGATCACCCAATGGGTGGTGGTGAAGGTAGATCTTCTGGAGGTCACCCTCGATCAAGAAATGGTCAATATACTAAGGGACTGAAAACCCGTCGACCAAATAAATATTCTGACAAGCAGATAGTTAAACGAAGGAAATAA
- the rplE gene encoding 50S ribosomal protein L5 produces the protein MANPRLKEKYKKEIVPQLKDKFQYSSVMQVPKLSKIAINKGIGAAVSDKKLVDTGVEELTEITGQKAIPTIAKKSVSNFKLREGMPIGAKVTLRGDKMYEFLDRLVTVALPRVRDFKGIKEKGFDGRGNYTLGVQEQIIFPEISIDKVNKITGMDITFVTTAQTDEESLELLRSLGMPFTSKKN, from the coding sequence ATGGCTAATCCAAGATTAAAAGAAAAGTATAAGAAAGAGATTGTCCCTCAGCTGAAGGATAAGTTTCAGTATAGCTCTGTAATGCAGGTGCCTAAACTGTCGAAGATTGCTATTAATAAAGGAATTGGAGCTGCTGTTTCTGACAAGAAGCTAGTAGATACAGGTGTAGAAGAGTTGACAGAAATCACTGGACAAAAGGCGATACCTACAATTGCAAAGAAATCAGTCTCTAACTTTAAGTTGAGAGAAGGTATGCCGATTGGGGCAAAGGTTACCCTTAGAGGTGATAAGATGTATGAATTTCTTGATCGATTGGTAACTGTTGCATTACCGCGAGTAAGAGATTTCAAAGGAATTAAGGAGAAAGGATTTGATGGAAGAGGAAACTACACATTAGGTGTGCAGGAACAAATAATCTTTCCTGAAATCAGTATCGATAAAGTAAACAAAATTACTGGTATGGATATCACGTTTGTGACAACTGCACAAACTGATGAAGAGAGTCTTGAATTATTAAGATCGCTTGGAATGCCGTTTACTTCAAAGAAGAACTAA
- the rpsL gene encoding 30S ribosomal protein S12 — protein sequence MPTIQQLVRKGRKKLTSKSKSPALDSCPQRRGVCTRVYTTTPKKPNSAMRKVARVRLTNGKEVNAYIPGEGHNLQEHSIVLIRGGRVKDLPGVRYHIIRGALDTAGVNGRLQRRSKYGAKRPKK from the coding sequence ATGCCAACTATACAACAATTAGTAAGGAAGGGTAGAAAGAAGCTGACTTCAAAGTCAAAATCCCCGGCGTTGGACTCATGTCCACAACGAAGAGGTGTGTGTACAAGAGTGTATACAACCACGCCAAAGAAACCTAACTCAGCAATGAGGAAGGTGGCAAGGGTGCGATTGACAAACGGTAAAGAAGTCAATGCTTATATCCCGGGAGAAGGACACAACCTTCAAGAGCACTCTATTGTGCTGATCAGAGGTGGTAGAGTAAAAGATTTACCTGGTGTAAGATATCACATCATTAGAGGTGCGTTGGATACGGCTGGCGTAAACGGACGTCTACAAAGAAGATCTAAATACGGTGCTAAGCGACCGAAAAAATAA
- the rplN gene encoding 50S ribosomal protein L14 — protein sequence MVQQESRLSVADNSGAKEVLVIRVLGGTKKRYASVGDKIIVTVKHSLSSSSLKKGTVSRAVVVRTKKEVRRKDGSYIRFEDNAAVLLTANDEPRGTRIFGPVARELREKQFMKIVSLAPEVL from the coding sequence ATGGTACAACAGGAGTCAAGATTATCGGTTGCGGACAATAGCGGTGCTAAGGAAGTGCTAGTTATCCGTGTGCTAGGGGGTACTAAGAAGCGATATGCTTCTGTTGGTGACAAAATCATTGTGACTGTAAAGCACTCACTTTCATCAAGTAGCTTAAAGAAAGGAACTGTTTCAAGAGCGGTTGTCGTGCGGACTAAAAAGGAAGTGCGAAGAAAAGACGGAAGTTATATTCGATTTGAAGATAACGCAGCAGTTCTTCTTACAGCTAACGATGAACCTAGAGGAACAAGGATTTTCGGTCCTGTAGCGAGAGAATTGAGAGAGAAGCAATTCATGAAGATTGTATCATTAGCACCTGAAGTACTTTAA
- the rpsH gene encoding 30S ribosomal protein S8: MVTDPIADYLTRIRNAIGANHRVVEVPASNLKKEITKVLHSKGYIRNYKFEDDSKQGIIKIALKYNPQTKQSAITKLERISTPGLRKYAGAETLPRVLNGLGIAIMSTSKGVISDKEARRENIGGEVLCYVY, encoded by the coding sequence ATGGTAACAGACCCGATAGCAGATTATTTAACAAGAATTCGTAACGCAATAGGTGCGAATCACCGTGTAGTAGAGGTGCCTGCTTCTAATTTAAAGAAGGAGATCACTAAAGTGTTGCACAGTAAGGGCTATATAAGAAATTATAAGTTCGAAGATGATAGTAAGCAAGGAATCATAAAGATTGCTTTGAAGTACAATCCTCAAACTAAACAGTCCGCGATTACCAAATTGGAAAGAATAAGTACTCCAGGTTTGAGAAAGTATGCAGGAGCGGAAACGTTACCAAGAGTACTTAATGGCCTTGGTATTGCAATTATGTCTACTTCAAAAGGAGTTATTTCTGATAAGGAGGCAAGAAGAGAGAATATAGGTGGTGAAGTTTTATGTTACGTTTATTAA
- the rplC gene encoding 50S ribosomal protein L3, translating into MPGLIGRKVGMTNVFDENGKSIACTLIEAGPCVVTQVKNEETDGYKAVQLAYGERKEKNTPKALQGHFSKAKTTPKSKIVEFRDFRSEFDDKVKLGNEIKIEDVFNEMDFVDAVGTSKGKGFQGVVKRHGFGGVGQATHGQHNRLRAPGSIGAASFPSRVFKGMKMAGRTGGDRVKVLNLRVLKVYPEKNLVLISGSIPGAKNSYVILEK; encoded by the coding sequence ATGCCTGGTTTAATAGGAAGGAAAGTAGGAATGACAAATGTCTTTGATGAGAATGGTAAAAGCATCGCTTGTACCCTTATCGAAGCAGGTCCTTGCGTCGTGACTCAAGTTAAGAACGAAGAGACAGACGGATACAAAGCTGTGCAGTTGGCTTACGGTGAGAGAAAAGAAAAAAATACACCTAAGGCACTTCAGGGACATTTTTCGAAAGCAAAGACTACTCCTAAATCTAAGATTGTGGAATTCAGGGATTTTAGATCTGAATTCGACGATAAAGTGAAGTTGGGTAACGAAATTAAAATTGAAGATGTATTCAATGAAATGGATTTCGTTGACGCTGTAGGTACATCTAAAGGAAAGGGATTTCAAGGAGTTGTGAAAAGACACGGTTTTGGTGGAGTTGGTCAGGCAACTCACGGTCAGCATAACAGACTAAGAGCTCCGGGTTCTATTGGTGCTGCATCATTTCCATCTAGAGTTTTTAAAGGCATGAAGATGGCTGGAAGAACAGGTGGAGATAGAGTAAAGGTTTTAAACCTAAGAGTTTTGAAAGTGTATCCTGAGAAAAACCTGGTTTTAATATCAGGATCAATTCCAGGAGCTAAGAATTCATACGTAATACTTGAGAAGTAA
- the rpsC gene encoding 30S ribosomal protein S3 encodes MGQKVNPVGFRLGVIKGWDSAWFDSKSYADKLVEDNKIRKYITARMPKGGISKVVIERTLKRITLTVHTARPGVVIGKGGSEVDKIKEELKNLTGKDLQINIFEIKRPELDAKLVGESIAQQLQARISFRRAMKQSIASSMRVGAQGIKIKCSGRLGGAEMARSEQYKEGRIPLHTLRADIDYAITEAHTIYGKIGIKVWIFKGEVFGKRDLSPNVGQSGTGGNNNAPGGAPNRRRRENRRRK; translated from the coding sequence ATGGGACAAAAAGTAAACCCAGTTGGATTTAGATTAGGAGTTATCAAAGGGTGGGACTCTGCCTGGTTCGATAGCAAGTCCTATGCAGATAAACTTGTTGAGGACAACAAAATTCGTAAATACATCACAGCACGTATGCCAAAAGGAGGTATTTCGAAAGTTGTAATAGAACGAACACTAAAAAGAATTACACTAACTGTTCACACAGCCCGTCCAGGAGTTGTAATTGGAAAAGGAGGATCTGAAGTAGATAAGATCAAAGAAGAGTTGAAAAACTTAACTGGTAAAGATCTTCAGATCAATATATTTGAAATTAAAAGACCTGAATTAGATGCTAAGCTGGTAGGAGAGTCTATTGCACAGCAACTTCAGGCTAGAATTTCTTTTCGTAGAGCAATGAAGCAATCAATAGCTTCCTCTATGAGAGTAGGAGCTCAAGGTATTAAAATCAAATGTTCTGGAAGATTGGGTGGTGCTGAGATGGCTAGAAGCGAACAGTACAAAGAAGGAAGAATTCCATTGCATACGTTGAGAGCTGATATCGATTATGCGATAACAGAGGCTCATACGATTTACGGAAAGATTGGTATTAAAGTATGGATCTTTAAGGGAGAAGTTTTCGGTAAGAGAGATCTTTCACCTAACGTAGGTCAGTCAGGTACTGGTGGAAATAACAATGCGCCAGGCGGAGCTCCTAACAGAAGGAGAAGAGAAAATAGAAGAAGAAAGTAA
- the rplW gene encoding 50S ribosomal protein L23, which translates to MGVLIKPLVTEKVSALNEHGKYGFVVSKNANKVQIKIEVEKTYGVTVESVNTMVQPGGSKRRYTKSRVIEGRTPAYKKAIVQVAEGDIIDFYSGI; encoded by the coding sequence ATGGGAGTTTTAATAAAGCCACTAGTTACGGAAAAAGTTTCTGCTCTTAATGAGCATGGTAAGTACGGTTTCGTGGTTAGCAAGAATGCAAACAAGGTTCAAATTAAGATCGAGGTAGAAAAGACCTACGGTGTTACAGTTGAATCTGTTAATACGATGGTTCAGCCTGGTGGATCGAAAAGAAGATACACCAAGTCAAGAGTTATTGAAGGTAGAACTCCAGCTTACAAAAAAGCAATAGTGCAGGTGGCAGAGGGAGATATAATTGATTTTTATAGCGGAATATAA
- the rplD gene encoding 50S ribosomal protein L4, translating to MKVAVLNIKGEETGREINLDKSIFGIEPNEHAVYLDVKSYLANQRQGTAKTKDKGEITASTRKIKKQKGTGTARAGSVKSGVMRGGGTFFGPQPRDYGFKLNKKVKKLARKSVLSSRAKEKAIQVLEDFTFEAPKTKEFISLLKSLSVSDKKALFLVSDKNQNVFLSSRNIKKANVSTVDELNTYDLINAERLILCEGALEQLKERFN from the coding sequence ATGAAGGTAGCTGTATTAAATATTAAAGGTGAAGAGACAGGAAGAGAAATCAACCTGGACAAAAGCATATTTGGCATAGAGCCAAACGAACATGCCGTTTACCTTGACGTGAAGAGTTACTTAGCAAACCAGCGACAAGGCACCGCTAAGACAAAAGATAAAGGAGAGATTACTGCATCGACTCGGAAAATCAAAAAGCAAAAGGGAACGGGTACTGCCAGAGCCGGTAGTGTGAAGTCTGGTGTGATGAGAGGTGGAGGTACTTTTTTCGGCCCTCAACCAAGAGACTATGGTTTTAAACTTAACAAGAAGGTTAAGAAATTAGCTCGTAAGTCTGTGCTCTCATCTAGAGCTAAAGAGAAAGCAATACAGGTTCTTGAGGACTTTACTTTTGAAGCTCCTAAGACAAAAGAATTTATCAGTCTTCTTAAGAGTCTTTCAGTAAGCGATAAGAAGGCTCTATTTCTGGTAAGCGACAAAAACCAAAATGTTTTCTTGTCTTCCAGAAATATTAAGAAAGCGAATGTTTCAACTGTTGACGAATTGAATACGTACGATTTGATCAACGCTGAGCGTCTGATCTTGTGTGAAGGAGCACTAGAGCAACTAAAAGAAAGATTTAACTAA
- the rpsS gene encoding 30S ribosomal protein S19 produces MSRSLKKGPYIDFRLEKKVDAMNDSGKKSVIKTWSRRSMISPDFVGHTFAVHNGNKFIPVFVTENMVGHKLGEFAPTRNFRGHIAKKDKGKR; encoded by the coding sequence ATGTCAAGATCATTAAAGAAAGGACCTTATATAGACTTCCGACTTGAGAAAAAAGTCGATGCGATGAATGACTCAGGTAAGAAGTCAGTGATCAAAACATGGTCAAGAAGATCAATGATATCCCCGGATTTCGTGGGTCACACTTTCGCAGTGCACAACGGAAATAAATTTATCCCTGTTTTCGTAACTGAAAATATGGTAGGACATAAACTTGGCGAATTTGCACCAACTAGAAACTTTAGAGGTCATATTGCTAAAAAGGATAAAGGTAAAAGATAA
- the rpsJ gene encoding 30S ribosomal protein S10 — MNQKIRIKLKSYDHNLVDKSSEKIVRAVKTTGAVVSGPIPLPTVKEKFTVLKSPHVNKKAREQFQLCTYKRLVDIYSNSAKTVDALMKLELPSGVDVEIKV, encoded by the coding sequence ATGAATCAAAAAATTAGAATAAAACTGAAGTCTTACGACCACAATCTGGTAGATAAGTCTTCTGAAAAAATTGTTCGAGCAGTAAAAACTACTGGAGCGGTTGTGAGTGGTCCAATCCCACTTCCAACAGTAAAGGAGAAGTTTACTGTACTTAAGTCACCTCACGTGAATAAGAAAGCAAGAGAACAATTCCAGCTTTGTACGTACAAAAGACTGGTTGATATCTACAGCAACAGCGCGAAAACTGTTGACGCACTTATGAAGCTAGAGCTTCCAAGTGGAGTAGATGTAGAGATTAAAGTGTAG
- the rplX gene encoding 50S ribosomal protein L24 has protein sequence MKFHVIKGDTVKIIAGNDKGKTGKVLEVNRVKYRAVVEGANMVTKHVKPSATNPEGGIQQTEASIHLSNLMVVDPSSGEPTRIGRKVNTGDKLQRFSKKSGEYITNNG, from the coding sequence ATTAAATTTCACGTTATCAAAGGTGACACAGTAAAGATCATAGCTGGTAACGATAAAGGTAAAACTGGTAAAGTACTTGAAGTTAATCGAGTAAAGTACAGAGCTGTAGTAGAAGGAGCAAACATGGTTACAAAGCATGTTAAGCCGTCTGCAACAAATCCAGAAGGGGGAATTCAGCAAACTGAAGCCTCAATACACCTTAGTAACCTAATGGTTGTAGATCCATCAAGTGGAGAACCAACTCGAATTGGGCGAAAGGTTAATACTGGAGATAAACTGCAAAGATTTTCAAAGAAGTCAGGAGAATACATCACGAACAATGGCTAA
- the rpsQ gene encoding 30S ribosomal protein S17, with product MMERNLRKERIGQVVSNKMQKSITIAVERKVKHPIYGKFVRKTTKLTAHDEKDDCNIGDTVKVMETRPMSKNKRWRLVEIIERAK from the coding sequence GTGATGGAAAGAAATTTAAGAAAAGAAAGAATCGGACAAGTGGTGAGCAATAAAATGCAGAAAAGCATCACAATCGCTGTAGAAAGGAAAGTAAAGCATCCGATTTACGGGAAATTTGTGAGAAAAACCACTAAGCTCACAGCTCACGATGAGAAGGATGATTGCAATATCGGTGATACCGTGAAAGTGATGGAAACTCGTCCAATGAGTAAAAACAAAAGATGGAGATTGGTTGAAATTATTGAAAGAGCGAAATAA
- the rpsN gene encoding 30S ribosomal protein S14, whose translation MAREAVKARERKREKLVARYADKRAALKAAGDYEALDKLPRNSSKVRLHNRCKLTGRPKGYMRRFGISRVTFREMASDGKIPGVTKASW comes from the coding sequence ATGGCTAGAGAAGCAGTAAAAGCGAGAGAAAGAAAAAGGGAAAAGCTTGTTGCAAGATATGCTGATAAGCGTGCTGCTTTAAAAGCAGCTGGCGACTATGAAGCATTAGACAAACTTCCAAGAAACTCGTCCAAAGTAAGGCTACATAATAGATGTAAACTTACAGGTAGGCCTAAGGGCTATATGCGAAGATTTGGAATTTCAAGGGTGACTTTCAGAGAGATGGCATCCGATGGAAAAATACCAGGAGTAACAAAAGCTAGCTGGTAG
- the rplV gene encoding 50S ribosomal protein L22, with translation MEAEKKLKKSVKIRLQKEADKKFREENKGKLGAVKSSLRNIPTSPRKMRLVADMIRGERANIALNILRFDAHHASGTLEKLLLTAIADWQMANEDISIEEANLFVKEIYVDSARMLKRLRPAPQGRAHRIRKRSNHVTIVIDNHSQDTNETKESNK, from the coding sequence ATGGAAGCTGAAAAGAAATTAAAGAAATCAGTCAAGATCAGACTTCAGAAAGAAGCTGATAAGAAATTCCGTGAGGAGAACAAGGGTAAACTTGGTGCTGTAAAATCTTCACTAAGAAATATTCCAACTTCACCAAGGAAGATGAGATTAGTAGCAGATATGATTCGCGGTGAAAGAGCAAATATTGCTCTTAATATCCTTCGATTCGATGCTCATCATGCTTCTGGTACTTTGGAAAAACTTCTTCTAACCGCAATAGCAGACTGGCAAATGGCGAACGAAGATATCAGTATTGAAGAGGCGAATTTGTTTGTTAAAGAGATTTATGTTGATAGCGCTCGGATGCTCAAGAGATTGAGACCAGCACCACAAGGAAGAGCTCACAGAATTAGAAAGAGATCAAATCATGTGACTATTGTAATTGATAATCACAGTCAGGATACTAACGAAACTAAAGAAAGCAACAAATAA
- the rpsG gene encoding 30S ribosomal protein S7: MRKAKPKKRYILPDPIYQDTLVTKFVNNLMLSGKKSVSYKIFYNAINQVEEKTSENGLETWKTALSNIMPSVEVKARRVGGANFQVPIEVRPDRKIALGIKWMIKYARLRGEKTMQDRLAAEIIAASKGEGASVKKKDDMHRMADANKAFSHFRF, from the coding sequence ATGAGAAAAGCAAAACCAAAAAAGAGATACATCCTTCCTGATCCTATTTATCAGGATACCCTTGTTACCAAATTCGTTAACAACTTAATGTTAAGTGGTAAGAAAAGTGTCTCTTACAAAATATTCTACAACGCAATCAATCAAGTAGAAGAAAAAACAAGTGAAAATGGTCTCGAAACTTGGAAGACAGCATTGAGTAACATCATGCCATCTGTTGAGGTTAAAGCAAGACGAGTAGGAGGTGCCAACTTCCAAGTGCCAATCGAGGTACGACCTGATAGAAAAATTGCTCTTGGAATCAAGTGGATGATTAAATACGCTCGACTAAGAGGAGAAAAGACTATGCAGGATCGTTTAGCTGCAGAAATTATCGCCGCGTCAAAAGGTGAAGGAGCTTCTGTGAAGAAGAAAGACGATATGCACAGAATGGCTGACGCAAACAAAGCATTCTCACACTTCAGATTCTAA
- the rplP gene encoding 50S ribosomal protein L16, whose protein sequence is MLQPKRTKFRKMQKGRVKGLAQRGHRLAFGTFGIKAMEPGWITSRQIEAARIAMTRAMKREGQVWIRIFPDKPVTKKPAEVRMGKGKGAPEYWVATVKPGTVLFEAAGVDIELAKEALRLAAQKLPISTKFTLAKDYKPE, encoded by the coding sequence ATGTTACAGCCAAAACGAACGAAATTTAGAAAAATGCAAAAAGGCCGAGTGAAGGGTCTTGCTCAACGTGGGCATAGACTGGCATTCGGAACCTTTGGTATCAAGGCCATGGAGCCAGGATGGATCACTAGCCGTCAGATAGAAGCTGCAAGGATTGCTATGACAAGAGCAATGAAGAGGGAAGGACAAGTGTGGATTCGGATATTTCCAGACAAGCCGGTAACTAAAAAGCCTGCAGAAGTAAGGATGGGTAAGGGTAAGGGAGCTCCAGAATACTGGGTAGCTACTGTTAAACCAGGTACCGTTCTTTTTGAAGCTGCTGGAGTAGATATCGAATTGGCGAAGGAGGCTTTAAGATTGGCCGCACAAAAATTGCCAATCTCTACAAAATTCACATTAGCAAAAGATTATAAGCCAGAGTAA
- the fusA gene encoding elongation factor G: MSRDLKYTRNIGIAAHIDAGKTTTTERILYYAGVNHKIGEVHDGGATMDWMEQEQERGITITSAATTVFWKYKEKDYHINIIDTPGHVDFTVEVNRSLRVLDGLVFLFSAVDGVEPQSETNWRLADNYKVARIGFVNKMDRSGADFLKVCKQVKEMLGTKAVPLQLPIGAEDTFKGVVDLVENKAIVWNEDDMGMSFEEVEIPADMMDEVKEYRDYLVESVAEYDEVLMEKYFEDPDSITRDEIVAALRAATVDLAFVPMLCGSAFKNKGVQTLLDYVMELLPSPMDRDSIVGTNPDTDEEVERKPSADEPFSALAFKIATDPFVGRLCFVRSYSGELESGSYVFNTRTNKKERISRIFQMHANKQNQIDKLNTGDIGAVVGFKDIKTGDTLCDEKNKIVLESMDFPDPVIGYAIEPKTQEDADKLGIGLGKLIEEDPTLQVETNHETGQTILKGMGELHLDIIIDRLKREFKVEINQGAPQVAYKEAITTTIEHKEVYKKQSGGRGKFADIVFEIGPKDEDYEKEGLQFVNSIVGGVIPKEFIPSVQKGFEQAMMNGPLAGYPIDTMKVRLYHGSFHDVDSDSLSFELAARVGFKTAASQCKPVILEPIMAVEVVTPDEYTGSITGDLNKRRGMMKGMDTRGNSGVIKADVPLSELFGYVTDLRTISSGRATASLTFAHYDAVPKNIAEKVIAEAKGTAAV, encoded by the coding sequence ATGTCAAGAGATTTAAAGTACACAAGAAATATTGGTATCGCAGCACACATCGATGCTGGAAAAACCACTACAACAGAGCGCATTCTTTACTATGCCGGTGTGAACCATAAGATAGGTGAAGTTCATGATGGTGGTGCTACAATGGATTGGATGGAGCAGGAGCAGGAAAGAGGTATTACTATTACTTCTGCTGCAACTACTGTATTCTGGAAATACAAAGAGAAGGATTATCATATCAATATTATTGATACACCTGGTCACGTTGATTTCACCGTTGAGGTAAATAGATCATTGCGTGTATTGGATGGGTTGGTATTCTTGTTTAGTGCCGTAGATGGTGTAGAGCCTCAATCGGAAACTAACTGGAGACTTGCTGATAACTACAAAGTAGCTAGAATTGGATTCGTTAATAAAATGGATCGTTCTGGTGCAGACTTTTTGAAAGTTTGCAAACAAGTGAAAGAAATGTTGGGTACTAAAGCAGTGCCTCTTCAATTACCTATCGGAGCAGAAGACACATTCAAAGGAGTAGTTGATCTTGTAGAAAACAAGGCAATTGTTTGGAATGAGGATGACATGGGAATGAGCTTCGAAGAAGTGGAAATTCCTGCTGACATGATGGATGAGGTGAAAGAATACAGAGATTACCTTGTTGAGTCAGTTGCTGAGTACGATGAGGTGTTGATGGAGAAATACTTTGAAGACCCTGATAGCATTACAAGGGATGAAATTGTTGCAGCACTTAGAGCAGCTACAGTTGATTTGGCTTTCGTTCCAATGCTTTGTGGTTCAGCCTTCAAAAACAAAGGAGTTCAAACACTATTGGATTACGTGATGGAGTTACTCCCATCTCCGATGGATAGAGATAGTATTGTAGGAACTAATCCTGATACAGATGAAGAAGTAGAAAGAAAACCATCTGCTGATGAGCCTTTCTCAGCACTTGCTTTCAAGATCGCAACGGATCCATTCGTAGGTAGACTTTGTTTCGTGAGATCATACTCAGGAGAGTTAGAGTCAGGTTCTTATGTATTCAATACAAGAACAAATAAGAAAGAGCGTATTTCTAGAATATTCCAGATGCACGCAAATAAGCAAAATCAAATTGATAAACTTAATACTGGTGATATTGGAGCTGTTGTAGGTTTTAAGGACATTAAAACAGGTGATACGCTTTGTGATGAAAAAAACAAAATTGTATTAGAGTCCATGGATTTCCCAGATCCAGTAATTGGGTATGCAATTGAGCCAAAAACTCAAGAGGATGCTGATAAGCTAGGAATTGGGCTTGGTAAGTTGATTGAAGAAGACCCTACTCTTCAAGTAGAGACAAATCATGAAACAGGACAAACTATTCTTAAGGGAATGGGTGAACTTCACTTGGATATCATCATCGATCGATTGAAAAGAGAGTTCAAAGTAGAGATCAATCAAGGCGCTCCTCAGGTAGCATACAAAGAAGCGATCACTACTACGATAGAGCACAAAGAAGTATATAAGAAGCAATCAGGAGGTAGAGGTAAATTTGCTGATATCGTTTTTGAAATCGGACCAAAAGATGAAGATTATGAAAAAGAGGGATTGCAGTTTGTTAATAGTATTGTTGGTGGTGTGATTCCAAAAGAATTCATTCCATCAGTTCAAAAAGGATTCGAGCAAGCAATGATGAACGGACCATTGGCTGGATATCCAATCGATACAATGAAGGTAAGATTGTATCATGGTTCTTTCCATGATGTCGATTCAGATTCACTGTCGTTCGAATTGGCAGCTAGAGTCGGTTTTAAAACTGCTGCTTCTCAATGTAAACCTGTTATTCTTGAGCCAATTATGGCGGTTGAGGTAGTTACTCCTGATGAGTATACTGGATCAATCACTGGTGATTTGAACAAGCGAAGAGGTATGATGAAAGGAATGGACACAAGAGGAAATTCAGGTGTAATTAAGGCGGATGTTCCTTTGTCTGAATTATTCGGATATGTGACTGATTTGAGAACTATTAGTTCGGGTAGAGCTACTGCTTCTTTAACATTTGCTCACTACGATGCTGTTCCTAAAAATATTGCAGAAAAAGTAATTGCTGAAGCAAAAGGAACTGCAGCTGTTTAA
- the rpmC gene encoding 50S ribosomal protein L29, with protein sequence MKNSELRGLSLEELKNKLAVEKESYSKLKFAHSITPIENPMKIRENRKLVARIQTEIKAKELNQVAEASK encoded by the coding sequence ATGAAAAATTCTGAATTAAGAGGATTGAGTCTGGAAGAGCTGAAAAACAAGCTTGCAGTAGAGAAAGAAAGCTATAGCAAATTGAAATTTGCACATAGTATTACTCCTATCGAGAATCCAATGAAAATTCGTGAGAATAGAAAGTTGGTTGCAAGGATTCAGACAGAAATTAAGGCCAAAGAATTAAATCAAGTTGCTGAAGCAAGCAAATAA